AAATGTAGAGATAAATGATGTGCGTccttcataataattttactttgcAAATTTAAGAGAAAGTAGAATCGTAATTACAAATCATGTTGTCCTGGTGTTTACAGACAATCGCGACTAATGTAAGTTCACAAGCTCATCATGTGTCTAGAGCGAAACGTGGCCAAGCCGTTGGTACTGTTCGCGGTTTTCGTGGATGTACTATATGGATGACTGGACTTTCTGGAGCTGGAAAGACCTCGATATCGTTCAAGTTAGAAGAATTTCTTGTATCTCAGGTAGAACGTCGATATAATATGATAGATCGTCAACCAAATAGGTTTTATCGATGAttatagattaaaatataaaaatatcttacagGGTATACCGGCTTACGGTTTGGATGGAGATAACGTACGGACTGGTTTGAATCGGAACTTGGGTTTTAGTAAAGAAGATCGCGAAGAAAATGTCCGACGTGTGGCCGAAGTGGCCAAGTTGTTTGCCGATGGAGGTGTCATTACTCTATGTAGCTTCGTTTCACCTTTCGAGGAGGACAGGAGAATGGCTCGAAAAATTCACGAAGATTCGGAATTGCCCTTCTTCGAGATATTCGTTAACGCGTCGTTGAAGATCTGTGAGGCACGAGACGTAAAGGGTCTTTACAAAAAAGCTAGATCTGGTATCATTAAGGGCTTTACTGGCATCGATCAAAAGTACGAAATACCTATTAAGCCTGATCTCATTGTTAACACGGAAAATGCAACATTAGAAGAATCTACGGCGAGAGTCATCGAATTTCTCGAAAATCGTAGCATCATACCAAAGATGTACGGATTGGGAAGATCTGTCCATGAATTATTTGTTCCTGAATCTATGATCGAAGATGTTGAAAAAGAAGCACAAAATTTACAAGCGATCGAAATCAACGAAGTAGATCTTCAATGGATTCAAGTTCTCGCTGAAGGTTGGGCAGCTCCACTTAAAGGATtcatgaaagagaaacaatatttacaagtaaacttttctatcctttaatttgttttcttttattgccACTTCTATCTGtgcaaagaatgaaaaatgtcATTAATGTTTCAGTCTCAACATTTCAACTGTCTCACGGAAAATGGCGTACAGATCAATCAGTCGATCCCAATAGTTCTTGCTGTTAACGATGACGACAAGGAACGTTGTCAGAACGTTACATCTTTGACATtgagatacaatggaagaaaTATGGCGATTCTTAGAAAtccagaattttattttcatcggaAGGAAGAAAGTTGTTCGCGAGTATTTGGCACAAATGATATCCGTCAtccttatataaaaatgatatacgaAACCGGAGATTGGTTGATCGGTGGTGAACTCGAGGTAATTGAAAGAATACGATGGAACGATGGTCTCGATGAGTACAGATTGACTCCTAACGAGATCAGAGCAAAGTGTCGTGAGATGGGAGCGGACGCGGTATTTGCTTTTCAACTTCGAAATCCTATACACAATGGACACGCCCTTCTTATGCAGGtacaaattttacaaaatacgaTATACGTTCGATCGTATAATTTCAAATGTATAAAACAGAATAATGATCTTTTAAGGATACTAGAAAACGTTTGCTCGAACGTGGTTATCGTAAACCTGTTCTTCTTTTGCATCCTCTGGGTGGTTGGACGAAAGATGACGATGTACCTTTAGCAGTCAGAATAAAACAACATCAAGCTGTCCTCGAAGATGGTATCTTACACGAGGATACGATTTTAGCTATATTCCCTAGTCCCATGTTGTATGCTGGACCAACAGAAGTAAGAAgatatttatcgtatattatatcgtcccataattaatttattatcatccaTTGTTGATAAATGtaactttttaaaattatactttatCATTCAAATGATTTTTACTTCCAGGTACAATGGCATGCCAAAGGTAGACTAATCGCTGGTGCTAACTTTTATATCGTTGGCAGAGATCCTGCCGGTATACCACATCCAAATAAAGACGCTACACCTGATGGTAATCTATATGATAGTACTCATGGTGCTAGAGTACTTTCGATGGCTCCTGGTCTTCAAAACCTTGAGATTATACCTTTTCGAGTAGCTGCTTACGACGTGAAACAACGGAGTATGGCGTTCTATGATCCCGAAAGACAaagcgattttatttttatttcaggaACGAAAATGCGAAGTAAGTTTGAATATCTTATAACACTTGTTAGATAAATCAATAcacgagaaaaatattgataagatCAGATTATATGaaactatttttaaaattaaatatatttcaatgtttataTCAGATCTAGCCAAATCTGGCGAGAACCCACCAGAAGATTTTATGGCACCCAAAGCATGGAAAATTTTATCAGAATATTACCAGGGAATAAATAACAATTGATGCCTTATCGATTGTTTACGATTAGATTTAGAATAGGTAATATCTTTAACGTATTTATAGAGTATCAGATTTTCAACATTCTTCAATaacaaaatgtaatattacttaatatttctattaaagatGCACTAtaactatttattttctaacgtaagatttaattgaaattgaatTATAGATTTACGAAGAATACTATcgtttctatatttaaatcacttaatctatatttttatagagatGAGCTacaaaagatttcttttcagaATTTTAcagagaacgaataaaaactATCATATGTTTATCACAATGTAAATTTCactgttataaaattatatgagaaagaaataaaaaatacatttataacaCATAATGTGCGTTTCTATCGATATTTACGAAtccataaatatattctttacttatatataaccatatattaaaagaacgaCAATAGAgatcttataaattttcatcagtgaacataaaaatgtatataaattattagccgttgttttatagaaaaatatgaaaataacgaatgtatatatatatatatatgttgtaaataatttttaagaaaataattattcttgttGATAGAAGATAATAGGTACGtctttatatatcattacttatttagaaagaaaatcaataaatcttatgttttcccccctttttctaatatctatCGACTTTGGTacctttatttaatttattaaaggtACGGACATAGAGTATTCTTAACATAGAATATACTTGACAGTCGAAGGATGAAAGAATATGGTAGGTGTATAGGTTTCAGCTAAAGGCTCTTTATCCTAGTTAATTGTCCGTCTCCTTCAAAGGAATTCATTTTAATCTGGAAGATCTGTAATAGAGTGTCCACAAATATCtgaatatacatttatattgtttaaataacgAAGAACTAATTTACCTAAGCATTCGCAcacatttaaacaaaaatattactttaaataTTCTACGATCTAATATACGATACAAAATAAGATccgaatatttataaaatccatgctaatattttaatgatttataaatatttgcaacAGAAATTTTGCAATGAGTATTGCATCATGCAGGatgcatataattttactgATCACATTAAATGACTATAATttacatactatatacataactACTTGTTACTGTgtctaaataaaaagaaaattaaaataatttactattcgtgtttttttttttttttttattacgacaTTTAAATCAActtcaagtttttttttcacaaaacagattttttcaaatgataatGCTTTAAAGTTACctaagattaattaaaaatttatatgaatgataattatactttttcaCAAGTACTTTCGATAAATGATAATAGactacgaaaaaaataaaatatataatctataaaaaaaaaaaaaaaacaaatactttTAACCCACTCAACACTTTATCACACATCATAATCCACGAATATTTAAGATAAGAACTAATTCATGGATAAGGTATAAACTAATTTGGAAGTATATCTATGATTAATACTTTATACAGAAACATTCGTAACGTAGATATTCAAAtctggaaaaaataaaatctattattttttatttcgataacgATAACTCGTTTCCTGAACGAATTGGAAGACAAATTTGACAGTCAGATTTAACATAATATCAAAACGTGCAATATCTAAGAGCTACCGCTAGTATTACGCATCATTAGAGGATTTAATGTTTATAGTTATTTTAACGATatgtttttaatgaatatattcaaaaaacaCTACTAATGACACGTATAAGCACTATAGCGCAATTATATAAGCactattatattgtattgCTCAAACTATGATAAAGGCAATACAAACTACATTACTATGTGACTATGTGATCTAACAGCAAATAAAGAATATGTCTAGGAGGCGATGCACGACATGGCACGCCTACCTTCTTCTTCGGAGTCGGATATTCGAGTGGTTTGAAGAGAACTCTGTTTCGACAAAGTTCTTAAACCACGTGGTCTGGGAGGTGGAGATTGCTTGTTCCAAATAGCTTCCAACTGATCAAAATGTTGAGACTGAGCCAGTGCTGCTTGTTCCGGACCTAAGCCTGGTTGAGAACCAGCTAAACCAGCTTTACTAATTTCCTCCATAGAAGCACTAACACTGAATCGACGTTTCAATCGCTCTTCGACAGTTGATACCGTTATACCTTAatgtagataataaaaagtcGAATCTCTATAGGCTGATCATTCGAtgtaaataaaacagaaataactaaataatacatatacctGTTGTAAGATGACCGTACTTCCGTTGCCACGTATATGTATCCAAAGAAAcctcttttttcaataatcttCTATCAGGACGTTTAGGACCAGGTGGTCGTAAATCTCTCGGAGCAACGTACGGTGGAAGTTTAACATATTGCGCTGGTGTATTATGCAGACAAAGAATGGGCATGCATTTATGTTCTAATAAGTGTAATGCTAATCTCGAACAATCGGTAGACATCTCAACACCAAGAATTGGTACATGAAGCATAATAGAATTTAAAGCAGTGCCTTTTTTCGTATCCCAAACTATCAAACTCTTATCCTCGCTACCAGAAACTGCTAAGGTACCATCACCAGATAATCTGATACAAGTTACATAGCCAAGATGACCAGTGAGAGTATGCAAGTCTGCTCCAGTGTTTATATCCCATACAATCAAATTGGCATCACGTGAACCGGACACGACGATAGACTTGTCAAGAACTGCTACTGCAACGCAAGTGACGTGATCGGTGTGACCGACCAATACCTACAAAATAATTGtaactttataaattttacaaaaaccACAACTTCTCATATCGAATATCTTCGATCTGTTATTGACCTGTGATAATTTGCCTCCAGCAAGCTGCCACACCTTAAGACTCATATCTCTAGAACCGGTAATAAGAGACTGTGAGTCAGGCGTTACTACCAAACACGTAATATCCTGTGAATGAGAAACTTGACGTTTCTCTTCTGGGCCAACGCCCAGACTTATTATTCGAACTTGATTGTCCCCGGTACCACAAACCgtaaatctaaaataatacaaattttacagAAATGTTACAgaatcataaattttattcgaaagacATTAGAATACTTTGATACCTCATGTCTGCAGCTACAGCAAAACATCGTCCTGGACCACAAACAGATTGAATCAAGGTTCCACTATCTGCGGCCCATACTCTAATAGTTCCAGCTCTGTCGGAACTTACAACTCTTCTACCATCTAACATAGCTATGACAGAAGTAATGGTTGCTTGATGTCTAAACGTCGCTACAACAAGGCCCAAAGTTAAACCCCAAACACGTACCGTTTTATCTTCCGAACCTATAACGACATTTGTCTTATTCGTTTATGAAGACATAGATTATAGATATAAACGATCTATTTATACTTACCTGACGCTACAAATAATCCAGACGCAGAAAAAGTGATACACGTAACACTTGCTATATGACCCTCTAACGTTGACATTAATTCATGCGTATTTAATTGCCATAAATTTACTAAAGAATCGACACCACCCGTAACTGCCATTGCACCATCTCTAGATATATCTAAACAAGATATAGGTGAGGTGTGCGGTTGAAGTGATTCTTGTTTTCCAAGTTTTTGTGGTTTCGACGGAGTTTCCTCTCCACGGAAACTCCAGTATGTCACACGTCCTCCCCCAGCAGTGATAAGGAAATCATCCTTTTCAGTAACCTATAcacatcaaatttatttaatttaatctacTCTACGTCGACGTATATCGCAAAAGATTTAGAATTACCTTCACAGACGTAACATCCGCAGAAGGGTTAGCAGGTAGCGTTTTAATGAGTCTACCACTGTGTATATCGAAAACGGAAACTCTGCCCTCTATACCACCAGCAATGGCTCTTCTACAATCTCTAGCAAGACATAAACTTCTAACAGGACCTTGATGTCCTCTTAATGTATGTATCTCCGTTCCAGTAGCTAAAGATCTTAAATAGAGTTTTTGATCTTCGCAAGCAGTCAGCAAAAAGACAGAATCTGCCGATACATCGAGATTGGCTACAGGGGAAGGTAACGTTATGCTGTTGAGAAGAGTAAATGTTTCTAAAGACCATAAGCAGACTGTTCCATCGGTCGATCCAGACACAAGAACTTCTCCTGCTGAATCTACGCGTATAGCAGTAACGGGTCCTCTGTGATGATCAATTTTTACTAATACCTCACCAGTGAGTAAACTAGTTGCAATGATACTAGAATCTTCCCCACCGCTCACAATAATGGAATTATTTATAGCTGCTGTCAACGTAAGAACAGGTGCTATGTGTTCACAAATTCGTCGTTTCAACGATAATTCTTTCATATCCCAAACGATAATGGAGGTATCTTCGGAACCAGTGAGTAAATATTGAGATTGTTGCGTAATGGCTAAACACGATATCGGACTAGAATGacctaaaatataatatttgttataaatcatTCATGAATCTTTTTGGACCGAACGAATATGTGGAAAAAAGATACGTGTTATATAATTGATACCTTTAAAAGTATGTACTAGTTGACCAGACATAACGTGCCACAACTGAGCATCTCCTTGAGGTGGAACAACCACAACGTGTTGACCCGATGGCGCAGCTTCGACTAGACGGACTCCTTGTGGACAAGACAAAGCACGAATTTGAAGAGGTAGAGGAGGTTGAAGCCAACCATTCAAAGGAACTAAAAGAGGTGCGGTATAGCCATCGCACCATGCCATTGCTGCCATGACCATTCTGCTTACCTTTGTACGAATATAAGATCGATTAATGTTACaggtttttttaaattaaatacaaaaaaagaaaataaaaatataaatcccTTACAAGATCTCCACCATCGTCTGCGACTGGTCTTAGCCAACAAATAAGTTGTGCTCCAAGCTGAAGCGGGTCTCTAGTAAGTACGTCGCTTGATTTCCTAACGGCATAATATACCAACTCCAAATCTCTTTCCAACAGATATCTCCTTGCATGttcgagtacacatcgcaaATAACTCACAGAAATCATTTGTACACCAgctaaaagaaaatcaaaagcaCAGACAGCCAATCTTTTGAGTTTATCAACATCGCCAGCTCGTAGCAAGTGAAGCCACGCTTCTTCGACGTGCCGTAGGGTATATGTAATATCCTGCGATTGCGGAGCGCTTTGAAAAGGTGTTTCCTTTGCGGGTGGTTCTATAGGACCCTGCGGTGACTTTTCCTCGCTATCTTCGGTTTCTTCCGCAAAAAATAGATTTGCCAGTTCCGCGTGATACATTCTCGATACGTCCTGATTCGAAAGATATCTCTTCCTAGCGACTTCACGACTCAACCAACGCCAGCCAAACATTAATCTGCCGCTCATTACTCGTACCTTTATTACGTAAATAAACGAACTTGTATATTATGATAAAACAGAAGAAAtctttaatatcataaatttaataatactacCAACCCTTAATAAGGGAGCCAAAGTTCTTCGGACTAAACACCATGTAGCGAAATTATATTGCCCCAATGTTAAGGATAATGGATCTTCTCCTCCCGTGGGCATAATTAACTCGAGAATCTCAGTTTCGGAGAGACCGTAATCTGCGCATGCTAAAAGCGAACCAATTTTATTTGCTGCTCTTGGACCGACGAGCTTTTCCAGATTGTCTAAAGCTGATTCTATATCTGGGAGATTGCATCGCTTGTCAGATAGCTCAATAAGTATATCATTGCTTCTGagtctttctttttgaagTGGAGTCAGCCGTAATGCTTCGGGTGGTACTGTAGTCGTCGCTATAAAATGTATTCCTTGGGGCAAGTTTAATGGCAACCATGATAAAGCAGCAACGATATCGCATTCCAAAGGGTGAAGGCGATGTAGATCGTCCACCATAACGATTAATTGTTCTGACAGAGGTTGTGCTTCGATACCACGCATTATTTGACTGAACCAATTATTCAAGTACAAAGGATCAAAGGAAGCATCTCGTGGAAGATTACCGTCGTTGTTACCCGATAAGAAGCCAATGTGTTCACACAAAATCCGTAGAAGCTCTAAGCTATAAGCCGACTTTGGCGTTGACGTACAGAGCCGTACAACTCTCAAAGTCGGTTTACCGAACCATTCTGGTAcactttcatatattttagcAAGTATAGAAGATTTGCCAGAAGCTTTGGGACCCCATATTAAAATAGGACCATGTTTTTGATCCATTCctaaaacaatttataataataatgatcaatATATTCATCTTAAACCAACATTTTGACAAAACTCACCGGACATCAAAAGTTGTTTTATACGAGTGATAGATCCATCATCTTCTTCGGCGGGTTTTATTTCGCGCAGCAATGACAAGTGCGCCATACTTTCGGCGTAAACTTCCTGAACCATTTTCTTCCGACTTTTAATCTCTGGATCGATCTCTATCGAAGCATTAACTAAATTTTGTAGTCTCTCAAGAACGAATCGTCTAAATTTATTCAGATAATTATCATGGGAGTCGTTGTCTGTGTCTATGCCGTCTGCTTTATAGTCAACCTCAAGGTGAATCACGTTCTCAGCTGGTAAACAAGACTCGATGTGTGACCGGAAGCTCGTAGCACCGGGACTGACCTTCGGAACATCTTTACCAGTCCAATCTCTAATAATAGCCATAATTCCATTCCCATCTTCATCAAGATCTAGAAAGTTATTCGcagatttcaatatattttcgctcctcaaataataaattaaatgcgGTGCAAATAAgtcacgaaaaagaaaatgtaaagatTTACTTAGGCCGTATTCCAATTGTCGTTCCGTCGTACTCTTCAACACGTTTTGGACTTCCTTATTGTCTGGTTGGTCAAGGATTATCGATTCGGCTGCGATTCTTAAAATTTTCCTCAAATTCGATTCCTGAGCCGATTGCCAATCGTCTTGTGCCGTTTCCACACTATCGGTCAGCATGCAAGGCATCGATTCATCTTATCTTGCGGTCACATTGGAACCAGTCAAGTTGAATTAAATCAGAACTTTTATCAAGCTCTACTAAAGTTAACGTCGATCGAACGTAACGGACGAAACAGTATTTTTACGAGCGCGGTAAAAGcgatttataaaatgttctttttatttattcaaaccTTTTTAACTTAAATAAGTAACGATACGTTTTTTCAAAGTGTCTATCAAATATACGAATCCCATATTACtattgtccttttctttttccctatcTCCAACCTCAAAGCTTTCAGTTAAGCTTATAAATATGCATGCAACTTTGATCAACTTTTGAATTAGCATATCAGTTAGTTGAATGCACGGATTTCCGAGGcaacattattttaatagattttccatcacgttttttctttcacgtcAAATAGAAAGTAGCACTCTGTGCGAcgcaaaattaatttagaaagtCCAGTTAATACCGTTGCAactttgagaaaaaagaaatatacgtatatataatatataaaatgacgtTGCGAATACATTATCCCGACAAGTACAgatgtttccttttttgtgAGGATAAACTAAAATCTTTTAGAATTCGAAGTGAAAGAGGTTGAAAGGTGTACAATCAACGGAGGAAGTGAATTGCAGTCTGAAAGTTACAATCTGAATGAAAAGTTAAAAGTGGaagagagaatgtttatataagACGCCTTTACGGTTCTGTAGTTTTTCAACCAAAACTGAGTTGCGCATTACCTAGAAGCTTTCAATGTATAATAACGGCCATCTTGCACATAGTACTCGTTTAGCACGGAACAGCAACCGAGAAGAGCATGGAAAGTTTCTTCCTCGAACTTGGTAGGTACCCAACCTGTATTGTAATCGGCTCCGGCCAGTAGCTTTAAAAATGTTGATAAACGTGAACAGACGTtgataagagaagaaagatcaaCGGATTGATTTTTACAAGCATGTATCCTTTCGAGTATTTGATCGAGAATAAGAAACTCACCAGCAAAAAACAACCTCGGGAATGTCGATGAGAAGcgtttatttcttctaaaaaGAATTCTGCCAGCCTTGGATTGGTATCTGGGTTTTTGCTGGTTCCATATTGCATGTCAACCAACAATAcctatatacaaaatattataattattattattaatttcatttaccaAAATTGTATTACAAATGATCCACGTAATAGCATTTACAGAA
This window of the Vespula vulgaris chromosome 1, iyVesVulg1.1, whole genome shotgun sequence genome carries:
- the LOC127064768 gene encoding protein qui-1 isoform X2, translating into MNLEVELIAGVVKGGLPPAHLPSPRLIKIFIAGERDEFSVERKQLLEVVGPELQSIYDDMGIEVLLVDMQYGTSKNPDTNPRLAEFFLEEINASHRHSRGCFLLLLAGADYNTGWVPTKFEEETFHALLGCCSVLNEYYVQDGRYYTLKASSVETAQDDWQSAQESNLRKILRIAAESIILDQPDNKEVQNVLKSTTERQLEYGLNLDEDGNGIMAIIRDWTGKDVPKVSPGATSFRSHIESCLPAENVIHLEVDYKADGIDTDNDSHDNYLNKFRRFVLERLQNLVNASIEIDPEIKSRKKMVQEVYAESMAHLSLLREIKPAEEDDGSITRIKQLLMSGMDQKHGPILIWGPKASGKSSILAKIYESVPEWFGKPTLRVVRLCTSTPKSAYSLELLRILCEHIGFLSGNNDGNLPRDASFDPLYLNNWFSQIMRGIEAQPLSEQLIVMVDDLHRLHPLECDIVAALSWLPLNLPQGIHFIATTTVPPEALRLTPLQKERLRSNDILIELSDKRCNLPDIESALDNLEKLVGPRAANKIGSLLACADYGLSETEILELIMPTGGEDPLSLTLGQYNFATWCLVRRTLAPLLRVRVMSGRLMFGWRWLSREVARKRYLSNQDVSRMYHAELANLFFAEETEDSEEKSPQGPIEPPAKETPFQSAPQSQDITYTLRHVEEAWLHLLRAGDVDKLKRLAVCAFDFLLAGVQMISVSYLRCVLEHARRYLLERDLELVYYAVRKSSDVLTRDPLQLGAQLICWLRPVADDGGDLVSRMVMAAMAWCDGYTAPLLVPLNGWLQPPLPLQIRALSCPQGVRLVEAAPSGQHVVVVPPQGDAQLWHVMSGQLVHTFKGHSSPISCLAITQQSQYLLTGSEDTSIIVWDMKELSLKRRICEHIAPVLTLTAAINNSIIVSGGEDSSIIATSLLTGEVLVKIDHHRGPVTAIRVDSAGEVLVSGSTDGTVCLWSLETFTLLNSITLPSPVANLDVSADSVFLLTACEDQKLYLRSLATGTEIHTLRGHQGPVRSLCLARDCRRAIAGGIEGRVSVFDIHSGRLIKTLPANPSADVTSVKVTEKDDFLITAGGGRVTYWSFRGEETPSKPQKLGKQESLQPHTSPISCLDISRDGAMAVTGGVDSLVNLWQLNTHELMSTLEGHIASVTCITFSASGLFVASGSEDKTVRVWGLTLGLVVATFRHQATITSVIAMLDGRRVVSSDRAGTIRVWAADSGTLIQSVCGPGRCFAVAADMRFTVCGTGDNQVRIISLGVGPEEKRQVSHSQDITCLVVTPDSQSLITGSRDMSLKVWQLAGGKLSQVLVGHTDHVTCVAVAVLDKSIVVSGSRDANLIVWDINTGADLHTLTGHLGYVTCIRLSGDGTLAVSGSEDKSLIVWDTKKGTALNSIMLHVPILGVEMSTDCSRLALHLLEHKCMPILCLHNTPAQYVKLPPYVAPRDLRPPGPKRPDRRLLKKEVSLDTYTWQRKYGHLTTGITVSTVEERLKRRFSVSASMEEISKAGLAGSQPGLGPEQAALAQSQHFDQLEAIWNKQSPPPRPRGLRTLSKQSSLQTTRISDSEEEDLPD
- the LOC127064768 gene encoding protein qui-1 isoform X1 — encoded protein: MNLEVELIAGVVKGGLPPAHLPSPRLIKIFIAGERDEFSVERKQLLEVVGPELQSIYDDMGIEVLLVDMQYGTSKNPDTNPRLAEFFLEEINASHRHSRGCFLLLLAGADYNTGWVPTKFEEETFHALLGCCSVLNEYYVQDGRYYTLKASSVETAQDDWQSAQESNLRKILRIAAESIILDQPDNKEVQNVLKSTTERQLEYGLNLDEDGNGIMAIIRDWTGKDVPKVSPGATSFRSHIESCLPAENVIHLEVDYKADGIDTDNDSHDNYLNKFRRFVLERLQNLVNASIEIDPEIKSRKKMVQEVYAESMAHLSLLREIKPAEEDDGSITRIKQLLMSGMDQKHGPILIWGPKASGKSSILAKIYESVPEWFGKPTLRVVRLCTSTPKSAYSLELLRILCEHIGFLSGNNDGNLPRDASFDPLYLNNWFSQIMRGIEAQPLSEQLIVMVDDLHRLHPLECDIVAALSWLPLNLPQGIHFIATTTVPPEALRLTPLQKERLRSNDILIELSDKRCNLPDIESALDNLEKLVGPRAANKIGSLLACADYGLSETEILELIMPTGGEDPLSLTLGQYNFATWCLVRRTLAPLLRVRVMSGRLMFGWRWLSREVARKRYLSNQDVSRMYHAELANLFFAEETEDSEEKSPQGPIEPPAKETPFQSAPQSQDITYTLRHVEEAWLHLLRAGDVDKLKRLAVCAFDFLLAGVQMISVSYLRCVLEHARRYLLERDLELVYYAVRKSSDVLTRDPLQLGAQLICWLRPVADDGGDLVSRMVMAAMAWCDGYTAPLLVPLNGWLQPPLPLQIRALSCPQGVRLVEAAPSGQHVVVVPPQGDAQLWHVMSGQLVHTFKGHSSPISCLAITQQSQYLLTGSEDTSIIVWDMKELSLKRRICEHIAPVLTLTAAINNSIIVSGGEDSSIIATSLLTGEVLVKIDHHRGPVTAIRVDSAGEVLVSGSTDGTVCLWSLETFTLLNSITLPSPVANLDVSADSVFLLTACEDQKLYLRSLATGTEIHTLRGHQGPVRSLCLARDCRRAIAGGIEGRVSVFDIHSGRLIKTLPANPSADVTSVKVTEKDDFLITAGGGRVTYWSFRGEETPSKPQKLGKQESLQPHTSPISCLDISRDGAMAVTGGVDSLVNLWQLNTHELMSTLEGHIASVTCITFSASGLFVASGSEDKTVRVWGLTLGLVVATFRHQATITSVIAMLDGRRVVSSDRAGTIRVWAADSGTLIQSVCGPGRCFAVAADMRFTVCGTGDNQVRIISLGVGPEEKRQVSHSQDITCLVVTPDSQSLITGSRDMSLKVWQLAGGKLSQVLVGHTDHVTCVAVAVLDKSIVVSGSRDANLIVWDINTGADLHTLTGHLGYVTCIRLSGDGTLAVSGSEDKSLIVWDTKKGTALNSIMLHVPILGVEMSTDCSRLALHLLEHKCMPILCLHNTPAQYVKLPPYVAPRDLRPPGPKRPDRRLLKKEVSLDTYTWQRKYGHLTTGITVSTVEERLKRRFSVSASMEEISKAGLAGSQPGLGPEQAALAQSQHFDQLEAIWNKQSPPPRPRGLRTLSKQSSLQTTRISDSEEEGRRAMSCIAS
- the LOC127064768 gene encoding protein qui-1 isoform X3, whose amino-acid sequence is MPCMLTDSVETAQDDWQSAQESNLRKILRIAAESIILDQPDNKEVQNVLKSTTERQLEYGLNLDEDGNGIMAIIRDWTGKDVPKVSPGATSFRSHIESCLPAENVIHLEVDYKADGIDTDNDSHDNYLNKFRRFVLERLQNLVNASIEIDPEIKSRKKMVQEVYAESMAHLSLLREIKPAEEDDGSITRIKQLLMSGMDQKHGPILIWGPKASGKSSILAKIYESVPEWFGKPTLRVVRLCTSTPKSAYSLELLRILCEHIGFLSGNNDGNLPRDASFDPLYLNNWFSQIMRGIEAQPLSEQLIVMVDDLHRLHPLECDIVAALSWLPLNLPQGIHFIATTTVPPEALRLTPLQKERLRSNDILIELSDKRCNLPDIESALDNLEKLVGPRAANKIGSLLACADYGLSETEILELIMPTGGEDPLSLTLGQYNFATWCLVRRTLAPLLRVRVMSGRLMFGWRWLSREVARKRYLSNQDVSRMYHAELANLFFAEETEDSEEKSPQGPIEPPAKETPFQSAPQSQDITYTLRHVEEAWLHLLRAGDVDKLKRLAVCAFDFLLAGVQMISVSYLRCVLEHARRYLLERDLELVYYAVRKSSDVLTRDPLQLGAQLICWLRPVADDGGDLVSRMVMAAMAWCDGYTAPLLVPLNGWLQPPLPLQIRALSCPQGVRLVEAAPSGQHVVVVPPQGDAQLWHVMSGQLVHTFKGHSSPISCLAITQQSQYLLTGSEDTSIIVWDMKELSLKRRICEHIAPVLTLTAAINNSIIVSGGEDSSIIATSLLTGEVLVKIDHHRGPVTAIRVDSAGEVLVSGSTDGTVCLWSLETFTLLNSITLPSPVANLDVSADSVFLLTACEDQKLYLRSLATGTEIHTLRGHQGPVRSLCLARDCRRAIAGGIEGRVSVFDIHSGRLIKTLPANPSADVTSVKVTEKDDFLITAGGGRVTYWSFRGEETPSKPQKLGKQESLQPHTSPISCLDISRDGAMAVTGGVDSLVNLWQLNTHELMSTLEGHIASVTCITFSASGLFVASGSEDKTVRVWGLTLGLVVATFRHQATITSVIAMLDGRRVVSSDRAGTIRVWAADSGTLIQSVCGPGRCFAVAADMRFTVCGTGDNQVRIISLGVGPEEKRQVSHSQDITCLVVTPDSQSLITGSRDMSLKVWQLAGGKLSQVLVGHTDHVTCVAVAVLDKSIVVSGSRDANLIVWDINTGADLHTLTGHLGYVTCIRLSGDGTLAVSGSEDKSLIVWDTKKGTALNSIMLHVPILGVEMSTDCSRLALHLLEHKCMPILCLHNTPAQYVKLPPYVAPRDLRPPGPKRPDRRLLKKEVSLDTYTWQRKYGHLTTGITVSTVEERLKRRFSVSASMEEISKAGLAGSQPGLGPEQAALAQSQHFDQLEAIWNKQSPPPRPRGLRTLSKQSSLQTTRISDSEEEGRRAMSCIAS